One Alkaliphilus sp. B6464 genomic window carries:
- a CDS encoding aminotransferase class V-fold PLP-dependent enzyme, with amino-acid sequence MIYLDNAATSYPKPEEVYEAVLHHMKHAGANPGRSGHQLALEVGRGIFGTRELIASLFNIDNPMQIIFTSNATEALNLALKGVLKKGDHVITSSMEHNSVLRPIKALEDIGVENTIIKCNSDGSLSPEDIKHAIKNNTKMVVLTNASNVTGTIMPIKEVGKITKEAGTLFLVDGAQTAGIYNIDVKQMNIDLLALPGHKGLMGPQGTGILYIREGIDVMHFKEGGTGSKSEELTQPEMLPDRYESGTPNAPGIVGLGAGIEFILKEGLDKIRNHEKQLTHYFIEELKKIEMVKIYGPKDAEKQGAVISINIGDEDSSEIAFILDKVFNIAVRSGLHCAPMAHKTIGSFEQGTVRFSIGYFNTKEDIDKAIEAIKNICEQI; translated from the coding sequence GTGATTTATTTAGATAATGCTGCTACCTCTTACCCAAAGCCAGAAGAAGTATATGAGGCGGTTTTACATCATATGAAGCATGCCGGAGCTAATCCAGGAAGATCAGGACACCAGTTAGCATTAGAGGTGGGTAGAGGGATTTTTGGAACTAGAGAATTAATAGCAAGTTTATTTAATATAGATAATCCCATGCAAATTATTTTCACATCTAATGCAACTGAAGCTTTAAATTTAGCTCTAAAAGGAGTTCTAAAAAAAGGAGATCATGTAATTACATCAAGTATGGAGCATAACTCTGTATTAAGACCCATTAAAGCATTAGAAGATATAGGTGTAGAAAATACTATTATAAAGTGTAATTCTGATGGAAGCTTATCTCCAGAAGATATAAAACATGCTATTAAGAATAATACTAAAATGGTAGTATTAACCAATGCATCTAACGTAACCGGAACAATAATGCCTATAAAGGAAGTAGGAAAGATAACAAAGGAAGCAGGCACTTTATTCTTAGTAGATGGTGCTCAGACTGCAGGAATATATAATATAGATGTTAAACAAATGAATATTGATCTACTAGCCCTTCCGGGACACAAGGGACTCATGGGACCGCAGGGGACAGGGATTTTATATATAAGAGAAGGTATAGATGTAATGCATTTTAAAGAAGGTGGAACTGGAAGTAAGTCAGAAGAGCTTACTCAACCAGAAATGCTGCCGGACCGCTATGAGAGTGGAACGCCAAATGCTCCAGGTATTGTAGGATTAGGAGCAGGAATAGAATTTATATTAAAAGAAGGTCTAGATAAAATAAGAAATCATGAAAAACAGTTAACCCATTATTTTATTGAAGAATTGAAGAAAATTGAAATGGTAAAAATTTATGGACCAAAGGATGCAGAAAAGCAAGGGGCTGTTATATCCATTAATATTGGCGATGAGGATTCATCCGAAATAGCTTTTATATTAGATAAGGTATTTAATATTGCTGTTAGATCGGGATTACATTGTGCGCCAATGGCTCATAAAACAATAGGATCATTTGAGCAAGGAACCGTTAGATTTAGTATAGGTTACTTTAATACTAAGGAAGATATTGACAAGGCTATAGAAGCTATTAAAAATATATGTGAGCAAATATAG
- the yyaC gene encoding spore protease YyaC produces MSLSNLKKYDSLSVNTPMASVDFSIMLSKYINLYYSPPYEEFVLLCIGTDRSTGDALGPIIGHKLVDSLSKYNKVYVYGTLDDPVHAKNLKEKIDHIYNSLNNPFIVAIDACLGKADRIGYITVGAGPLKPGAGVNKNLPAIGDIHITGIVNLAGYMEYLVLQNTRLSLVMKMADTLVSSIKYSVWKLNQQRLLLEN; encoded by the coding sequence ATGTCTTTATCTAATTTAAAAAAATATGATTCTTTAAGTGTTAATACACCAATGGCCTCTGTTGATTTTAGTATTATGCTCTCTAAATATATTAACTTATATTATAGTCCCCCATATGAAGAATTTGTTCTACTTTGTATTGGAACAGATCGTTCGACTGGCGATGCATTAGGACCTATTATTGGTCATAAACTAGTTGACTCGCTTTCAAAATATAATAAGGTTTATGTCTACGGTACTTTAGATGATCCAGTACATGCAAAAAATTTAAAAGAAAAAATAGATCATATATATAATTCTCTTAATAATCCTTTTATTGTAGCTATTGATGCCTGCTTAGGAAAGGCAGATAGAATAGGCTATATTACCGTAGGGGCAGGTCCTTTAAAACCTGGAGCTGGTGTAAATAAAAACCTTCCAGCTATAGGTGATATTCACATTACTGGCATTGTTAATTTAGCAGGATATATGGAATATCTCGTATTGCAGAATACAAGACTAAGTCTTGTTATGAAAATGGCTGATACTTTAGTAAGCTCTATTAAATATTCTGTTTGGAAGCTTAATCAACAAAGACTATTATTAGAAAACTAA
- the vanW gene encoding glycopeptide resistance accessory protein VanW, with the protein MKKKRITERFPFLLPIRKFQRNVFFYTQMKMDSNKYSRKTSKDALEYKVFSTKSKMINTESGYDIKYQINKVDNLKLVAKTMNKIIISPNETFSFWILAKDAKKYGKYKEALAMVNNQITSVEGGGLCQISNLLFWIFLHTPLTIVERHPHSAETMPQPKGDIPEGVDATIAEGWLDLKVKNETQESFQLVIEFDDEFIYGTILSDTFQDVLYTVESENLKYTKEDKKIYRYNEIYKIGQDFFRKNIVSRELVLENKYEIRYDIESEIGVIK; encoded by the coding sequence ATGAAAAAGAAAAGAATAACGGAAAGATTTCCATTCCTTTTACCAATAAGAAAATTTCAACGAAATGTATTCTTTTATACTCAAATGAAAATGGATTCGAATAAGTATTCGCGGAAAACCTCGAAGGATGCCTTAGAGTATAAAGTTTTTTCAACTAAATCAAAAATGATTAATACGGAAAGTGGTTACGACATTAAGTATCAAATAAACAAGGTTGATAATCTTAAGTTAGTTGCCAAAACAATGAATAAAATAATTATAAGTCCAAATGAAACCTTTTCTTTTTGGATATTGGCAAAGGATGCCAAAAAATATGGAAAATACAAAGAAGCATTAGCTATGGTTAATAATCAAATTACTTCTGTAGAAGGAGGAGGTCTTTGTCAAATAAGTAATTTGCTATTTTGGATATTTCTTCATACACCACTTACTATAGTAGAGCGACATCCTCATTCAGCAGAAACTATGCCTCAACCAAAGGGTGATATACCTGAAGGAGTTGATGCAACAATTGCTGAGGGCTGGTTAGATTTAAAGGTAAAAAATGAAACACAAGAAAGTTTCCAGCTTGTAATAGAATTTGATGATGAATTTATATATGGAACAATTTTAAGCGATACATTTCAAGATGTTCTATATACTGTTGAAAGTGAAAACCTAAAATATACAAAGGAAGATAAAAAGATATATAGATATAACGAAATATATAAGATAGGTCAAGACTTTTTCAGAAAAAATATAGTTTCTAGAGAACTAGTATTAGAAAATAAATATGAAATTAGATACGATATAGAATCTGAAATTGGAGTTATTAAATAG
- a CDS encoding response regulator transcription factor: MSYNILVCDDEQDIVNAIEIYLKSEGYNVICAYDGIQALEALEQNNIHLIIIDVMMPRLDGIAVTSKIRMENNIPIIILSAKTEYTDKVLGLNVGADDYITKPFNAIELLARVKSNLRRFTDLGSMIKEEDVFSVGRLTLNDRTKQVKADNNIVNLTPNEYGILKLLMKNKGRVFSSNEIYEYVWDQPAYNVKKIISVHISHLREKLEINPKEPDYIKSVYGMGYKIVGE, encoded by the coding sequence ATGAGCTACAATATTTTAGTTTGTGATGATGAGCAAGATATAGTTAATGCTATAGAAATATACCTTAAAAGTGAAGGATATAACGTTATTTGCGCTTATGATGGTATACAAGCCTTAGAAGCACTTGAACAGAATAATATTCATCTAATTATTATAGATGTCATGATGCCTAGACTAGATGGTATAGCAGTAACTTCAAAAATAAGAATGGAAAATAATATACCAATAATAATTCTTAGTGCCAAAACTGAATACACAGATAAGGTTCTTGGACTAAATGTTGGAGCAGATGACTACATTACAAAGCCATTTAATGCCATAGAACTTTTGGCTAGGGTAAAATCCAATCTTAGAAGATTTACGGACTTAGGAAGTATGATAAAGGAAGAAGATGTTTTTTCCGTAGGAAGATTAACTCTTAATGATAGAACAAAACAAGTAAAGGCAGATAATAATATAGTTAATCTTACTCCTAATGAATACGGAATATTAAAATTACTGATGAAAAACAAAGGAAGAGTTTTTTCTTCTAATGAAATATATGAGTATGTATGGGATCAACCTGCCTATAATGTAAAGAAAATCATATCTGTCCACATTAGTCATCTTAGAGAAAAGTTAGAAATCAACCCTAAAGAGCCCGATTATATAAAGTCAGTCTATGGTATGGGATATAAAATTGTGGGTGAATAA
- a CDS encoding diacylglycerol/lipid kinase family protein gives MSYLFIVNPVAGKGNGNKIIPIIKEVMDTYKCTYEIKITEKIGDAKLFAEEAKTKNFSIIVSVGGDGTLHEVVNGMVGGPQKLGVIPAGTGNDFARTLNIPFNLREAMEILAKKKSIPVDLGRLNGKHFVNFCSIGLDALIAQEANKIKKYFSSTYSYVIGVIKALGKFKSLKVDLIIDGIKYNEEIMLIAVCNGAYYGGGMKIAPHAEVFDGQFDICVVRKVSKLKLLFLFPTIFKGEHVKYKEVKMYRGKDVQIFSTENMNVNADGEIIDNRPIKFEAVNKKIEVIVP, from the coding sequence TTGTCTTATTTATTTATAGTTAATCCAGTAGCCGGAAAAGGTAACGGTAATAAAATCATCCCAATAATAAAAGAAGTAATGGATACTTATAAATGTACTTATGAGATTAAAATAACAGAAAAAATAGGAGATGCGAAGTTATTTGCAGAGGAAGCTAAAACTAAAAATTTTTCTATTATTGTTTCTGTAGGTGGCGATGGAACCCTTCATGAAGTGGTTAATGGAATGGTTGGGGGGCCACAAAAATTAGGGGTTATCCCCGCTGGTACAGGAAATGACTTTGCTAGAACGCTTAACATTCCATTTAATTTAAGAGAAGCGATGGAGATTTTAGCAAAGAAAAAATCTATTCCAGTAGATTTAGGCAGACTAAATGGAAAACATTTTGTTAATTTTTGTAGTATTGGTTTAGATGCATTAATTGCTCAAGAGGCAAATAAAATAAAAAAATATTTTTCAAGCACTTATTCTTATGTTATTGGTGTTATAAAAGCCTTAGGTAAATTTAAAAGTTTAAAGGTTGATTTAATAATAGATGGTATAAAATATAATGAAGAGATTATGCTAATTGCAGTGTGTAATGGAGCATATTATGGTGGTGGTATGAAAATAGCGCCCCATGCTGAAGTTTTTGATGGACAATTTGATATTTGTGTAGTAAGAAAAGTGTCCAAGCTAAAATTATTGTTTCTTTTTCCTACTATATTTAAAGGAGAACATGTTAAGTACAAAGAAGTAAAAATGTATAGAGGAAAAGATGTACAAATATTTTCAACAGAAAATATGAATGTTAATGCAGATGGAGAAATAATAGATAATAGACCAATTAAGTTTGAAGCTGTGAATAAGAAGATAGAAGTAATTGTACCTTAG
- a CDS encoding ParB/RepB/Spo0J family partition protein, with the protein MTKTKRRGLGKGLEALIPDMISLNIVEEKINDEKIQILSIDKIYPNPNQPRKNFDEGSIEELANSIKAHGIIQPIIVTEDAKGYMIIAGERRWRAAKSIELKEVPCIVKHYNQKQLLEVSLIENLQRQDLNVIEEAKAYQYLISQYKITQEQLSEALGKSRSYLANILRLLRLDKRVIDFIIEGKISGGHGRTILSIESNDNQYELAKKIISEGLSVRQVEELVKELNNTSKKDNKIDKNKTKDVFLAEIEENLKSLFGTKVNIIKGAKKGKIEIEYYNEDDLERIISLLK; encoded by the coding sequence ATGACAAAGACTAAAAGGCGAGGATTAGGTAAAGGATTAGAGGCACTTATTCCTGATATGATCAGCTTAAACATAGTAGAAGAAAAGATTAATGATGAAAAAATTCAAATACTTTCTATAGATAAGATATATCCTAATCCTAATCAACCGAGAAAAAATTTTGATGAAGGCAGTATAGAGGAGTTAGCTAACTCTATTAAAGCTCATGGAATAATACAACCTATAATTGTAACAGAAGATGCGAAGGGGTATATGATTATCGCAGGAGAAAGAAGATGGAGGGCTGCAAAAAGTATAGAATTAAAAGAAGTACCTTGTATAGTTAAACATTATAATCAAAAACAGCTTTTAGAGGTTTCATTAATTGAAAACCTACAAAGGCAAGACTTAAACGTTATTGAAGAAGCAAAAGCTTATCAATATTTGATAAGCCAGTATAAAATTACGCAAGAACAATTATCAGAAGCCCTAGGAAAGAGTAGATCTTATTTAGCTAATATATTGAGATTACTTCGTTTAGATAAAAGGGTAATTGATTTTATTATAGAAGGAAAAATTAGCGGTGGACATGGTAGAACTATACTTAGCATAGAGTCCAATGACAATCAATATGAGTTGGCAAAAAAGATAATTAGTGAAGGTTTAAGTGTAAGGCAAGTAGAAGAATTAGTGAAGGAATTAAATAATACTAGTAAAAAAGATAATAAAATAGATAAAAACAAAACTAAAGATGTATTTTTAGCTGAAATAGAAGAAAACTTAAAATCACTATTTGGAACAAAAGTAAATATTATTAAGGGTGCCAAAAAAGGCAAAATTGAAATAGAATATTATAATGAAGATGATCTAGAAAGAATAATAAGTCTATTAAAGTAA
- a CDS encoding YkuS family protein, with the protein MKRVAVQQGLEEIRLGLERKGYEVVDYMYGGHIDAIVYTDIYSGLDSVNNSVDGNIYGAILINANNKTIDEIGHIIETRRYERLFTK; encoded by the coding sequence TTGAAAAGGGTAGCTGTGCAGCAAGGTTTAGAGGAAATAAGACTAGGGTTAGAAAGAAAAGGTTATGAAGTAGTTGACTATATGTATGGAGGTCATATTGACGCCATAGTATATACGGATATTTATAGTGGACTAGATAGTGTTAACAATTCAGTTGACGGCAATATTTATGGGGCAATACTAATTAATGCAAATAATAAAACAATTGATGAAATAGGGCATATTATAGAAACTAGAAGATATGAGAGATTATTTACTAAATAG
- the vanG gene encoding D-alanine--D-serine ligase VanG, which produces MEKKVVAVIFGGESSEYEVSLKSACSVIENLDTEKYSVIKIGITRDGKWLRYNGNLDKIKNNTWFLDNGCTKVMISPSKGDREIIEIKSNVLIHTKIDIVFPILHGKNGEDGTLQGLLEISGIRYVGCNVAASSICMDKDYAHKIVGYAGFDVPNSLAIDHQTDEKEINDFAENVGYPIYVKPAKEGSSIGITKSKNKYELFKGIDEALKFDDKVVLEENINGFEVGCAILGKDDLIVGTVDEIEVPSGFFDFKEKYTLEHSKIHLPARIDNKLSEKIKETAKGIYRALGCSGLSRVDMFVDEKNRIVFNEVNTLPGFTTGSRFPNMLLHSGIEYKEILDKLIELGIQE; this is translated from the coding sequence ATGGAAAAGAAAGTTGTAGCAGTAATTTTTGGAGGAGAATCGTCTGAATATGAAGTATCATTAAAATCTGCGTGTTCGGTAATAGAGAATTTAGACACAGAAAAATACAGTGTTATAAAAATAGGTATTACACGTGATGGAAAATGGCTTAGATATAATGGAAATTTGGACAAGATAAAGAATAACACATGGTTTTTAGATAATGGCTGTACAAAGGTTATGATTTCGCCAAGTAAGGGTGATCGAGAAATAATTGAGATAAAGAGTAATGTTCTAATACACACAAAAATAGATATAGTATTTCCAATTCTTCATGGTAAGAATGGAGAAGATGGAACACTTCAGGGGCTACTTGAAATATCAGGAATCCGTTATGTTGGTTGCAATGTAGCTGCAAGTTCTATTTGTATGGATAAGGATTATGCACACAAAATAGTTGGCTATGCAGGTTTTGATGTTCCAAATAGTTTAGCTATTGATCATCAAACAGATGAAAAAGAAATAAATGATTTTGCAGAAAATGTTGGTTATCCTATTTATGTAAAGCCGGCTAAAGAAGGTTCTTCTATAGGTATAACAAAGTCGAAAAATAAATATGAATTATTTAAAGGAATAGATGAAGCATTAAAATTTGATGACAAGGTTGTGTTAGAGGAGAATATTAATGGGTTTGAGGTTGGATGTGCTATTTTAGGTAAGGATGATCTAATAGTTGGAACAGTGGATGAAATTGAGGTGCCTAGTGGATTTTTTGACTTTAAAGAAAAATATACATTAGAACATTCAAAAATTCATTTACCTGCAAGAATTGATAACAAACTTAGCGAAAAAATTAAGGAAACAGCAAAAGGTATATATAGAGCTTTAGGTTGCAGTGGCTTATCAAGAGTAGATATGTTTGTAGATGAAAAAAATAGAATAGTATTCAATGAAGTGAATACTCTGCCAGGCTTTACTACAGGAAGTCGATTCCCTAATATGTTACTTCATTCAGGAATAGAGTATAAAGAGATTTTGGACAAGTTAATTGAATTAGGAATACAGGAGTAA
- a CDS encoding D-alanyl-D-alanine carboxypeptidase family protein, whose product MKTIVLKKEDMYKGNLILINKKYPIKINEQEIMNNLVDVDNKYNKHLVNKNTAKALRNILNKINSEDAIVPVSGFRSKQEQSNLYRNSVRKNGLEFTQKFVAKPDESEHQSGMAIDLGENKKDIDFICPDFPYDGIFKRFREEAKKSGFIERYKEGKETVTGISKEPWHFRYVGYPHSVIIEEKGLALEEYHDFIRKYTSVDNSYEYRHKNNLIKLFFIRSTADIQVLHVEDDFKYEVSGNNNDGFIITLFKNLQ is encoded by the coding sequence ATGAAAACAATAGTACTAAAAAAGGAAGATATGTATAAAGGGAACTTGATATTAATAAATAAAAAATACCCGATTAAGATTAATGAACAGGAAATTATGAATAATCTTGTTGATGTTGATAATAAATATAATAAACATTTAGTAAACAAAAACACTGCCAAGGCACTTAGAAATATTTTAAATAAAATTAATTCAGAAGATGCTATTGTTCCTGTTAGTGGCTTTCGGTCAAAACAAGAGCAATCAAATTTATATAGAAATTCAGTTAGAAAAAATGGTCTTGAATTTACACAAAAATTTGTAGCTAAGCCAGATGAGAGTGAACACCAAAGTGGTATGGCAATTGACCTTGGAGAAAATAAAAAAGATATAGACTTTATATGTCCAGATTTTCCGTACGATGGTATATTCAAGAGATTTAGAGAAGAAGCAAAAAAGAGTGGATTTATAGAAAGGTATAAAGAAGGAAAAGAAACTGTAACTGGGATTTCAAAAGAACCATGGCATTTTCGCTATGTTGGATACCCACATAGTGTTATAATAGAGGAAAAGGGTCTGGCGCTTGAAGAATATCATGATTTTATAAGAAAGTATACATCAGTTGATAATAGCTACGAATATAGACATAAAAATAATCTAATAAAATTATTTTTTATAAGATCAACTGCTGATATACAGGTACTTCATGTGGAAGACGATTTTAAATATGAAGTATCCGGAAACAATAATGATGGATTTATTATAACCTTATTTAAAAATCTACAATAA
- a CDS encoding DUF4446 family protein gives MEWVLDFFEQYSGPLLIGSLALNLLTIIFLIINMGMISSLKERYRKLVRGTDGKQIEGILFEHMDKVDEVYQRLNQMESQIDVFNNRLSFCVQRMGIIRYNAFDNTGSDLSYSIALLDENNDGIILTGIYGRIETVSYAKPVKNGVSNYSLSVEELQALERAKANALDRVDLKSNRSTRQVG, from the coding sequence ATGGAATGGGTATTAGACTTCTTTGAACAGTACAGCGGTCCATTACTAATAGGAAGCTTAGCGCTTAACTTATTGACTATTATATTTTTAATTATAAATATGGGAATGATATCAAGTTTAAAAGAGAGATATAGAAAACTCGTAAGAGGAACGGATGGAAAGCAGATAGAGGGTATTTTATTTGAACATATGGATAAGGTTGATGAAGTTTATCAACGTTTAAATCAGATGGAAAGTCAGATAGATGTATTTAATAATAGATTAAGCTTTTGTGTACAAAGAATGGGTATTATTAGATATAATGCATTTGACAATACAGGAAGTGATTTAAGTTATTCAATTGCCTTGCTAGATGAAAATAATGATGGAATTATTTTAACTGGTATTTATGGAAGAATAGAGACAGTTTCCTATGCTAAGCCTGTAAAGAATGGTGTATCTAACTATAGTCTTTCTGTCGAAGAACTGCAAGCTCTAGAGAGAGCAAAGGCTAATGCTTTAGATAGAGTAGATTTGAAGAGTAATAGAAGTACTCGCCAAGTAGGGTAG
- a CDS encoding TMEM165/GDT1 family protein, which yields MFNIIITTFWIVFIAELGDKTQLQTMLLATRSKSLWPVFLGSSLALVLSSFLGVCASTILTKYISPHYLQTGAGVVFIVIGVLTLLGRM from the coding sequence ATGTTTAATATTATAATAACCACGTTTTGGATCGTATTTATAGCTGAATTAGGTGATAAAACTCAATTACAGACCATGCTTTTAGCTACTCGGTCTAAGTCACTTTGGCCTGTCTTTTTAGGCTCTTCCTTAGCATTAGTTCTAAGTTCTTTTCTTGGTGTTTGTGCTTCTACTATTTTAACTAAATATATATCTCCTCATTATTTACAAACAGGTGCTGGAGTAGTTTTTATTGTTATAGGAGTATTAACTCTTTTAGGCCGCATGTAG
- a CDS encoding sensor histidine kinase, whose protein sequence is MDKNIKRRIKLKYILENIYFEILLLYIVLIFAVGMPLLRGIIVGVARLPIISLLVRMLERIELKRIVRFLISVEVMAMFSLILMLIIILIIVIIRLKRRIFLKTLLLYNIFKNYNNDFKIYTGVVFPIILSVVYFLNYFFHYSFTYKNPIRLIIVLIITISLLNYAEQISIIMHNIKNIGSREKYYIEAGCPSLFTKESVRMLDNIDEDVQISIDGQLKSERLKTELITNISHDLKTPLTSIINYTDLLKSQDFQDNTILNYVNALDRNSQRLKLLITDIVEASKTETGNVNIHLEKLELNELISQVYGEFDTVFNEKNISFIFNPENDIFVLADGNHLGRVLENIIGNASKYTLENTRIYGLVKEEDDFVSFSLKNISKDELNISPDELMEQFVRGERSRHTEGSGLGLYIATNLMRLMNGELLLTINGDLLDIKLLIPKANK, encoded by the coding sequence ATGGATAAAAATATAAAAAGAAGAATCAAACTAAAATATATCTTAGAAAATATATATTTTGAAATTCTACTGCTATATATAGTATTAATTTTTGCTGTAGGGATGCCTTTATTACGAGGGATTATAGTGGGAGTAGCAAGATTACCAATAATATCTCTCTTGGTGAGGATGCTAGAAAGAATAGAACTAAAACGTATTGTAAGGTTCTTAATTTCAGTAGAAGTAATGGCTATGTTTAGTTTAATTCTTATGCTAATAATTATTTTAATTATAGTAATTATAAGGTTAAAAAGGAGAATATTTCTTAAAACACTACTATTATATAATATATTTAAAAACTACAATAATGATTTTAAGATATATACTGGAGTAGTTTTTCCAATTATATTATCTGTAGTATATTTTCTGAACTACTTTTTTCATTATAGCTTCACATATAAAAATCCAATTAGGCTAATAATAGTGCTTATAATAACAATATCACTACTAAACTATGCAGAACAGATAAGCATAATAATGCATAATATAAAAAATATTGGTAGCCGTGAAAAGTATTATATAGAAGCTGGCTGTCCTTCTTTATTTACAAAAGAATCCGTAAGAATGCTAGACAATATTGATGAAGATGTACAGATATCTATTGATGGACAGCTAAAATCTGAAAGACTAAAGACTGAGCTTATTACAAATATTTCTCACGATTTAAAAACACCACTTACTTCTATTATAAATTATACAGACTTATTGAAAAGTCAAGATTTTCAAGACAATACGATTTTAAATTATGTCAATGCTTTAGACAGGAACTCTCAAAGATTGAAACTACTTATTACAGATATAGTTGAGGCGTCTAAAACAGAAACAGGGAATGTAAATATACATCTAGAAAAATTAGAGCTAAATGAACTAATATCACAGGTATATGGAGAATTTGATACTGTCTTTAATGAAAAAAATATTTCTTTTATATTTAATCCAGAGAATGATATTTTTGTTTTGGCAGATGGGAATCATTTAGGAAGAGTACTGGAGAATATTATAGGTAATGCAAGTAAGTATACACTAGAAAATACAAGAATTTATGGACTAGTAAAGGAAGAAGATGACTTTGTTTCATTTAGCCTAAAAAATATATCTAAGGATGAACTTAATATAAGCCCAGATGAACTAATGGAACAATTTGTAAGAGGAGAAAGATCCAGACATACTGAAGGTAGCGGTCTTGGATTATATATTGCAACCAATCTTATGCGATTAATGAATGGAGAATTACTACTTACGATAAATGGAGATTTATTAGATATAAAACTATTAATACCAAAGGCAAATAAATAA
- a CDS encoding ParA family protein, producing MGKVIAVFNQKGGVGKTTTNVNLSACIAENGKKVCVIDIDPQGNTTSGLGVDKNILEYTIYDIIIEEANIKEAIVATEYENLHLVPSSVQLAGAEIELTGMKNREIKLKQAIDEIKNDYDYIFIDCPPSLGLLTINSLAAVDSVLIPIQCEYYALEGVSQLMNTIQLVKKNLNPNLEVQGVVLSMFDGRTNLSIQVVDEVKNYFKGKVYTTIIPRNVRLAEAPSFGQPIIYYDKKSKGAEAYAELAEEFLYLEEDVI from the coding sequence ATGGGAAAGGTAATTGCAGTTTTTAATCAAAAAGGTGGAGTTGGTAAAACAACTACAAATGTAAATTTAAGTGCATGTATTGCTGAAAACGGCAAAAAGGTCTGTGTTATTGATATTGATCCACAGGGTAATACTACCAGTGGCTTAGGAGTAGATAAAAATATATTGGAATATACCATTTATGATATTATAATCGAAGAAGCTAATATTAAAGAGGCTATTGTAGCTACAGAATACGAAAATCTACATTTAGTACCTTCTAGTGTACAGTTAGCTGGAGCAGAAATAGAGCTTACTGGAATGAAAAATAGAGAAATTAAATTAAAACAAGCTATTGATGAGATAAAAAATGATTATGATTACATTTTTATAGATTGCCCTCCTTCTTTAGGCTTATTAACAATAAATTCTTTAGCTGCTGTAGACAGTGTTTTAATTCCTATCCAATGTGAATACTATGCATTGGAGGGAGTTAGCCAATTGATGAATACTATACAACTAGTAAAGAAAAATTTAAATCCTAATTTAGAAGTTCAAGGGGTTGTTCTTAGTATGTTCGATGGAAGGACAAATCTATCTATTCAAGTAGTGGATGAAGTAAAAAACTATTTTAAAGGAAAGGTATATACTACAATTATACCAAGAAATGTTAGATTAGCAGAAGCTCCAAGTTTTGGACAGCCTATTATTTATTATGATAAAAAATCAAAAGGTGCAGAAGCATATGCAGAACTAGCAGAAGAATTTTTATATTTGGAAGAGGATGTGATATAG